From one Rosa rugosa chromosome 4, drRosRugo1.1, whole genome shotgun sequence genomic stretch:
- the LOC133743716 gene encoding uncharacterized protein LOC133743716: MPSRVSGFIKNKQWAIPPIFSFFFPDLASRISNVVLPLENEGDQVIWPSNAAGILTTKDAFMFLSPPRPLVTWCKLIWNKALQPRKSLVTWKVLKQRILTDDLLARRGICLYSQCSICQIQGESLNHLFYECDLIHDFWSWLASFFHKSIMPGTSLANLLSPDFLNGMTSASKTLWSFAFCNALWCIWSERNKIRFHEATFHLARFKHWFLLSLKESASIHFMPCSNPLRMQGLFAVLGLSSLTVKAPKYIPVQWIPPPPMHWLKVNTDGSFRDNSTAGFGGIFRDYEGQFRGAFAKKVETLSAIDAEVLAVIEALRIAWVKSWTHIWLETDSMLVVHYFKNPKLVPWRLWRAWSNCLSFTRMIHFRVSHTFREGNTVADALANHGAFNAGYSWWDDLPSFIAGHYGCDLSSMVYYRFR; this comes from the coding sequence ATGCCATCCAGAGTTAGTGGTTTTATTAAAAATAAGCAATGGGCAATTCCtcctatcttttcttttttctttccagaTCTTGCTTCAAGAATTTCTAATGTGGTGTTGCCTCTGGAAAATGAGGGGGACCAAGTCATCTGGCCTTCTAATGCAGCAGGCATTTTAACAACCAAGGATGCTTTCATGTTTCTCTCGCCACCTAGGCCTTTAGTAACCTGGTGCAAGTTGATTTGGAATAAGGCTTTACAGCCCCGCAAGAGCCTAGTGACTTGGAAGGTCTTAAAACAGAGGATTTTAACTGATGACTTGTTAGCAAGAAGGGGTATTTGTCTCTACTCTCAGTGCTCTATTTGTCAAATACAGGGTGAGTCTTTAAATCATCTTTTCTATGAGTGCGATTTAATCCATGATTTTTGGAGTTGGCTTGCTTCTTTTTTCCACAAGAGTATTATGCCGGGTACATCTCTTGCTAATCTTCTCTCCCCAGATTTTCTAAATGGGATGACTAGTGCTTCAAAAACTCTATGGAGTTTTGCTTTTTGCAATGCTCTGTGGTGCATATGGTCGGAGAGAAACAAAATCCGGTTTCATGAAGCTACTTTTCATTTAGCACGGTTCAAGCATTGGTTTCTACTTTCTCTGAAAGAGTCTGCCTCCATTCACTTTATGCCATGCTCTAACCCTTTGAGAATGCAAGGCCTATTCGCCGTGCTAGGTCTTTCGTCCCTGACTGTAAAGGCTCCAAAATATATCCCAGTGCAATggatccccccccccccaatgcATTGGTTGAAGGTGAATACTGATGGTTCTTTTCGAGACAATAGCACAGCTGGATTTGGGGGGATTTTTAGAGATTATGAGGGTCAGTTTAGAGGAGCTTTTGCTAAAAAAGTGGAGACTCTCAGTGCAATTGATGCGGAAGTGTTGGCAGTTATTGAGGCTTTGAGGATTGCTTGGGTTAAGAGTTGGACTCACATCTGGCTCGAAACCGACTCCATGCTGGTGGTTCACTATTTCAAGAATCCAAAGTTAGTTCCATGGAGGCTATGGAGGGCATGGTCTAACTGTTTGTCTTTCACCCGTATGATCCATTTTCGAGTCTCTCATACTTTCCGGGAGGGGAACACTGTTGCTGATGCTCTTGCTAATCATGGTGCGTTCAATGCGGGTTATAGCTGGTGGGATGACCTTCCATCCTTTATTGCTGGTCATTATGGGTGCGACCTGTCTTCTATGGTTTATTATAGATTTCGGTGA